The Lathyrus oleraceus cultivar Zhongwan6 chromosome 5, CAAS_Psat_ZW6_1.0, whole genome shotgun sequence genome includes the window CGATAATCATATCATTCAATTTCTGGACATCATCATTTATTGGTGTCAAAATAGCTCTTTGTACCATATATGGGGCATCCCAACCATGCAATTCTAAATTAGGAAAAATATGTTGGATAAGTACTTGTATGGAATGTTCACCTTCCCATGGGATTGCAATATGTAAAGGTAACCTCACCATGTCACCTGGTTTGGTAGGTTCAACACCATCACCAATGCGAATAAGAAATTCTGCAAACTCTTGATCATGCAATGATCGCATTTTTTGATACAAATGCAAAATCTTGGTATGATTCTATAAATGAGACTGAACAATACACGCTGAAATCATTTGTGCCTTAGTACCTTTTCTTACAACAGGAAGAACTTGACAaaaatccccccccccccccatgaTCAGAACTTTTCCACCAAATGGAGCATTGTTGCTACAAATGTCTTGTAATGATCGATCTAAGGCTTCCAAACAGTTTTTGTTTGTCATTGGTGCTTCATCCCAAATTATTGCGGAAGCAACTCTAATGAGATTTGCAAGATCCTTTTGCTTTTCAATACCACAAATGGAACTCGGTTGAATATCAATAGGTATCTTAAATCGAGAGTGTGCAGTCCTACCACCGGGTAACAATGTTGCAGCTATACCAGATGATGCAGTTGCTAAGACAATTTCTCCTCTACTTCTTAAACTTGCCATTAATGTTCTATAAAGGAATGTTTTACCTGTTCCTCCTGGACCATCAACAAAAAATACCCCACTGTGTTTTTTAACAATTACATTCATAATGGTGTTGAATGCAATCATTTGATCATTATTTAACTTAGTAATAGATTCAATATCTTCATTGGGGATATCGATCGCTAACTCCTCTTGTATGATACTTGGAACTGCACCTCTGTCTATTGTATTAGGGGGTAAAGATGGGAGATCATAATCATCAATCTTTTTACCGTGCAGGTTTAGGAGTTCATTCAAGTCCTTCAACAACATATTAGTTAAGTTTGATTCCACAACATTGTTAGTTGTTTGATAATCCTCTACCATATGTGTAAAAAACTCATTCCAAAGGCCTCTAACATCAGTAGGTTCACAAAATATTAAAATCGTCACGAATAAACTTCGTAAAGCATATGGCATTCAGAGACTCGTAGCCTCAACCAAACAATCACGAATACTATGACCAGTCTCTAGAAATCCCCTATCCTCGGCTGGTTTTTTGAATGTACTGAAAGTCATTCCATTATTTGTAAGAAGATATTCCCAACTGGTTGGACCTGTGACATGCGATAACAACAGTCGCAAGTAAAACTTATCCCCCTCCGAAGGTGATACTGTATATATTCTCCCGATAACTTTTCTTGTTGATCGCCTACGATGCCATTCCATATCCCGCTTGTTCTAACAAGAATGCTCTGGAATCTCTCTATACAGATACTTTCTTGCTTGTGGATCTCGTAGATTCAATGCAAAGAATTGTGTGAGCATTGTTTTGGATTTATGTTCATTATTTAACACATCTGCAGTTTGCTGATGATCATAAAAGCGCACTTGATGGTGGTTCGGCAAGTGGGTCTGCAATCT containing:
- the LOC127081178 gene encoding uncharacterized protein LOC127081178 → MVEDYQTTNNVVESNLTNMLLKDLNELLNLHGKKIDDYDLPSLPPNTIDRGAVPSIIQEELAIDIPNEDIESITKLNNDQMIAFNTIMNVIVKKHSGVFFVDGPGGTGKTFLYRTLMASLRSRGEIVLATASSGIAATLLPGGRTAHSRFKIPIDIQPSSICGIEKQKDLANLIRVASAIIWDEAPMTNKNCLEALDRSLQDICSNNAPFGGKVLIMGGGGDFCQVLPVVRKGTKAQMISACIVQSHL